The following are encoded together in the Variovorax sp. PBS-H4 genome:
- a CDS encoding sensor histidine kinase, with amino-acid sequence MLINLYRRHLYVRIWLAVVGGVVILTLCANWIVREAAENERERLSAVPREVVVLDDKERAIGVGSAVRVPGQGLEFDVTLEDGRSMSLRVAPRARPTGSTGLAAWRTPFGLGWMIALVGMAVALGVYPIVRRLTKRLEALQRGVQRWGEGDLSARVAAEGQDEVADLSNRFNAAAARIEELVRSHKSLLANASHELRSPLARIRMGLELMSDRPSPTARDEIARNIAELDQLIDEILLASRLDAKEADMGTVETVDLTGLAAEECARIDAELDVAENASSEALTVRGVPRLLRRAIRNLLENARRYGAGEISVELGNRHGRAEIRVNDRGPGVPAALRDRIFEPFYRLPGASERNGGVGLGLALVKSITERHGGSVRCEDRPGGGASFVIALPN; translated from the coding sequence ATGCTGATCAACCTCTACCGGCGCCATCTCTACGTCCGCATCTGGCTGGCGGTGGTGGGCGGCGTCGTCATCCTCACCCTCTGCGCCAACTGGATCGTGCGGGAAGCGGCCGAGAACGAGCGCGAGCGGCTGTCGGCCGTGCCGCGCGAGGTGGTGGTGCTCGACGACAAGGAACGCGCCATCGGCGTCGGCAGTGCCGTGCGCGTGCCGGGCCAGGGCCTGGAGTTCGACGTGACACTCGAGGACGGTCGCTCGATGTCGCTGCGCGTCGCGCCGCGGGCCCGGCCGACGGGCAGCACCGGCCTCGCGGCCTGGCGCACCCCCTTCGGCCTGGGCTGGATGATTGCGCTTGTCGGCATGGCGGTGGCCCTGGGCGTCTATCCGATCGTGCGGCGCCTCACCAAACGGCTCGAAGCGCTGCAGCGCGGCGTCCAGCGCTGGGGCGAAGGCGATCTTTCTGCGCGTGTGGCGGCGGAGGGGCAGGACGAGGTGGCCGACCTCTCCAACCGCTTCAACGCCGCCGCGGCCCGCATCGAGGAGCTGGTGCGCTCGCACAAGTCGCTGCTGGCCAATGCCTCGCACGAGCTGCGCTCGCCGTTGGCGCGCATCCGCATGGGCCTGGAGCTCATGAGCGACCGGCCGAGTCCGACGGCGCGCGACGAGATCGCACGCAACATCGCCGAGCTCGACCAGCTGATCGACGAGATCCTGCTGGCCAGCCGGTTGGACGCCAAGGAAGCCGACATGGGCACGGTCGAGACGGTGGACCTCACCGGGCTGGCGGCCGAGGAGTGCGCGCGCATCGACGCCGAGCTCGACGTCGCGGAGAACGCCAGCAGCGAGGCGCTCACGGTCCGCGGCGTGCCGCGCCTGCTGCGCCGCGCGATCCGCAACCTGCTCGAGAACGCGCGCCGCTACGGCGCCGGCGAGATCAGCGTGGAGCTCGGCAACCGGCACGGCAGGGCGGAAATTCGCGTCAACGACCGTGGGCCCGGTGTGCCGGCTGCGCTGCGCGATCGCATCTTCGAGCCCTTCTACCGGCTGCCGGGCGCGAGCGAGCGCAACGGCGGCGTCGGCCTCGGGCTCGCGCTGGTGAAGTCGATCACCGAGCGCCACGGGGGCAGCGTGCGTTGCGAGGACCGGCCGGGCGGT
- a CDS encoding response regulator transcription factor codes for MSTPQLLMIEDDARLAQMVGEYLAQSGFGFHHALDGASGLEMLQQRSPDLVILDLMLPDVDGLEVCRRIRALPNSALAKVSVLMLTAKGDPMDRIIGLEIGADDYLPKPFEPRELLARIRAVLRRRAEGGSEAAPAAVMRFGTLEIDRNARSVTMGGALADLTSYQFDLLVAMAERAGRVLTRDQIMEAVRGRELEAFDRSIDVHMGRIRAAIEADAKNPKRILTVRGVGYVFAKQQD; via the coding sequence ATGAGCACACCCCAACTCCTGATGATCGAAGACGACGCCCGCCTGGCTCAGATGGTCGGCGAGTACCTGGCGCAATCGGGCTTCGGCTTCCACCACGCGCTCGATGGCGCCAGCGGGCTCGAGATGTTGCAGCAGCGCTCGCCCGATCTCGTGATCCTCGACCTGATGCTGCCCGATGTGGACGGCCTCGAGGTCTGCCGCCGCATCCGCGCCCTGCCCAACAGTGCCCTCGCCAAGGTATCGGTGCTGATGCTCACCGCCAAGGGCGATCCGATGGACCGCATCATCGGCCTGGAGATCGGGGCCGACGACTACCTGCCCAAGCCCTTCGAGCCGCGCGAGCTGCTGGCGCGCATCCGTGCCGTGCTGCGACGACGCGCCGAGGGCGGCAGCGAGGCGGCACCGGCTGCCGTGATGCGATTCGGCACGCTGGAGATCGACCGCAATGCCCGCAGCGTGACCATGGGGGGCGCGCTCGCCGACCTCACCTCCTACCAGTTCGACCTGCTGGTCGCCATGGCCGAGCGGGCAGGCCGCGTGCTCACGCGCGACCAGATCATGGAAGCCGTGCGCGGCCGCGAGCTGGAGGCCTTCGACCGCTCGATCGACGTGCACATGGGCCGCATCCGCGCAGCAATCGAGGCCGACGCGAAGAATCCGAAGCGCATCCTCACCGTGCGCGGCGTCGGCTACGTGTTCGCCAAGCAGCAGGACTAG
- a CDS encoding NAD(P)/FAD-dependent oxidoreductase, with protein sequence MGGGLGGLTLALQLKRRFGDIDVAVLERRAHPVPHATHKVGESSVEIGAHYFDTVLGLKAHLHDAHLRKFGFRFFFSEGRRDIDQVTEIGSSRYLSVPSYQIDRGIFENYLAREATRAGVRFTDDALVRRIELAEDAHAPHRLEWTHDGETHVVHARWLVDACGRAGLLKRKLGLAQSNAHVCNAVWFRIGERITIDHWSDSAEWRERCEPQARWLSTNHLVGTGYWVWLIPLASGSHSVGIVADPRQHPLDAMDSFDKAMAWLRTWQPRLFDELDGKRHLLQDFAFFRDFSYGCKQVFSGQRWALTGEAGLFLDPFYSPGSDFIAMSNTYITDLIAHDRAGHSVEARARLYDQIYHSFYESTLALYTDQYALFGDPEVLPVKVIWDYTYYWGVLSQIFFQQRLTDLALLGSLREELQHCQHLNFAMQDFLRAWSEKSAKRNPAVMLDQAALPWFAELNRSLGDRLDDAAFQARMRASAEQLRTLAGEILERAGSEHPGLDGRALRAVLAERTGAAQSPAGAAAPMLFAAP encoded by the coding sequence ATGGGGGGAGGGCTCGGGGGACTCACGCTCGCGCTGCAGCTCAAGCGCCGCTTCGGGGACATCGACGTGGCGGTGCTGGAGCGCCGCGCGCATCCGGTACCGCATGCCACGCACAAGGTCGGCGAGTCTTCGGTCGAGATCGGCGCCCATTACTTCGACACGGTGCTGGGCCTGAAGGCCCACCTGCACGACGCCCACTTGCGCAAGTTCGGCTTTCGCTTCTTCTTCAGCGAGGGCCGGCGCGACATCGACCAGGTGACCGAGATCGGCTCCAGCCGCTACCTCTCGGTGCCCAGCTACCAGATCGACCGCGGCATCTTCGAGAACTACCTGGCCAGGGAAGCCACGCGGGCCGGCGTGCGCTTCACCGACGACGCACTGGTGCGCCGCATCGAGCTGGCCGAGGATGCCCATGCGCCGCACCGGCTCGAATGGACGCACGACGGCGAAACGCACGTCGTCCACGCACGATGGCTGGTCGACGCCTGCGGCCGCGCCGGCCTGCTCAAGCGCAAGCTGGGGCTCGCGCAATCCAATGCGCATGTGTGCAACGCGGTCTGGTTCCGCATCGGCGAGCGCATCACCATCGACCACTGGTCCGACAGCGCCGAATGGCGTGAGCGCTGCGAGCCGCAGGCTCGGTGGCTGTCGACCAACCACCTCGTCGGGACAGGGTACTGGGTCTGGCTCATCCCGCTGGCTTCGGGCTCCCATTCGGTCGGCATCGTGGCCGACCCGCGGCAGCATCCGCTCGACGCCATGGACAGCTTCGACAAGGCGATGGCGTGGCTGCGCACCTGGCAGCCGCGCCTTTTCGACGAGCTCGACGGCAAGCGGCATCTGCTGCAGGACTTCGCCTTCTTTCGCGATTTCTCCTACGGCTGCAAGCAGGTGTTCTCGGGGCAACGCTGGGCATTGACCGGCGAGGCGGGACTCTTCCTCGACCCCTTCTACTCGCCGGGCAGCGACTTCATCGCGATGAGCAACACCTACATCACCGACCTCATCGCGCACGATCGCGCCGGGCACTCGGTGGAGGCGCGCGCCCGGCTGTACGACCAGATCTACCATTCCTTCTACGAGAGCACGCTCGCGCTCTACACCGACCAGTACGCCCTCTTCGGCGACCCGGAGGTGCTGCCGGTAAAGGTCATCTGGGACTACACCTACTACTGGGGTGTGCTCTCGCAGATCTTCTTCCAGCAGCGGCTCACCGACCTGGCGCTGCTCGGCAGCCTGCGCGAGGAGCTGCAGCACTGCCAGCACCTGAACTTCGCGATGCAGGACTTCCTGCGTGCCTGGTCGGAAAAGAGCGCCAAGCGCAACCCGGCCGTGATGCTGGACCAGGCCGCGCTGCCGTGGTTTGCCGAACTCAACCGCAGCCTGGGCGACCGGCTGGACGACGCGGCGTTCCAGGCGCGGATGCGCGCCTCGGCCGAGCAGCTGCGAACGCTCGCCGGCGAGATCCTGGAACGAGCGGGCAGCGAGCATCCGGGACTGGATGGCCGAGCCCTGCGCGCCGTCCTGGCCGAAAGGACCGGCGCCGCGCAGTCGCCCGCCGGTGCCGCGGCACCCATGCTGTTTGCCGCCCCCTGA
- a CDS encoding beta-ketoacyl synthase chain length factor produces MNPATPTLYIEGPAFWASTLPGWNVARAVFRGEAAPADPPAKRPSPQMLAPAERRRAPDTVALALEVAAAAVETSGRAAKDLPCVFASAHGDLGINDYMCATLANDPKVLSPIKFHNSVHNAAVGYWTIGTGCTAASNSLAAYEHSFAAGLLEASTQCAADQQAVLLAGFDIPSVGALGSVIESSELLAVALVVAPTRTERTVAAFDWSLAAGTPAPQRPLPQAAVPLQANAMSDALPFFHALARAETDSLDLPLGARLSLRLRLEPRG; encoded by the coding sequence ATGAACCCGGCAACGCCCACCCTCTACATCGAAGGCCCTGCTTTCTGGGCTTCCACGCTGCCCGGCTGGAACGTCGCCCGCGCGGTCTTCCGCGGCGAGGCTGCACCGGCCGACCCTCCGGCCAAGCGGCCCTCGCCGCAGATGCTGGCCCCGGCCGAGCGGCGGCGCGCACCCGACACAGTCGCGCTGGCGCTGGAGGTCGCGGCCGCCGCGGTCGAAACTTCGGGCCGTGCCGCGAAGGACCTGCCGTGCGTGTTCGCGTCGGCGCACGGCGACCTGGGCATCAACGACTACATGTGCGCCACGCTGGCGAACGACCCCAAGGTGCTGTCGCCGATCAAGTTCCACAACTCGGTGCACAACGCTGCCGTCGGCTACTGGACCATCGGCACCGGCTGCACGGCCGCGAGCAACTCGCTGGCGGCCTACGAGCACAGCTTCGCGGCCGGCCTGCTCGAAGCTTCGACGCAGTGCGCGGCCGATCAGCAGGCGGTGCTGCTGGCCGGCTTCGACATCCCATCCGTCGGGGCATTGGGCTCGGTGATCGAAAGCAGCGAGCTGCTGGCCGTGGCCCTGGTGGTCGCACCCACCCGAACGGAGCGCACGGTGGCGGCGTTCGACTGGTCGCTGGCCGCCGGCACGCCGGCGCCGCAACGGCCGCTCCCGCAGGCGGCCGTGCCGCTGCAGGCCAACGCCATGTCCGACGCACTCCCCTTCTTCCACGCGCTGGCGCGTGCCGAAACCGACTCGCTGGACCTGCCGCTCGGCGCCCGGCTGTCGCTGCGGCTGCGGCTGGAACCCCGGGGCTGA
- a CDS encoding beta-ketoacyl-[acyl-carrier-protein] synthase family protein, translating into MVPLPSRIPPLQISAFTATSAVGVGKQPLLSALEQSTSGLRANDFGATPLPTWIGRVDGLEEISLPEDLAGWDCRNNRLAWLGLQADGFIEAVAAARERHGPARIALILGTSTSSIGETELAYTQLDADGRFTAEQRRPRVHTPHSLTMFVQEALGLEGPAETLSTACSSSAKVFASAERLIRLGLVDAAVVGGVDTLCGSVLFGFNSLELVSPEPCRPFDAERNGISLGEAAGFALLERGPGRLELLGYGEASDAHHMSTPHPEGLGAERALDDALARAGLAAEDIDYINMHGTASAKNDEVEGALVARRFPPGTHASSTKGFTGHTLGAAGIVEAVISLLAIECGLMPGTVNTGVLDPGCGPQIRLEPARGEVRRALSNSFGFGGNNCALVFGKGTAA; encoded by the coding sequence ATCGTGCCGCTTCCTTCCCGCATCCCACCCCTCCAGATCAGCGCTTTCACTGCGACCTCGGCCGTTGGCGTCGGCAAGCAACCCCTGCTAAGCGCGCTTGAGCAATCCACGAGCGGCCTGCGCGCCAACGACTTCGGCGCCACGCCCCTGCCCACCTGGATCGGCCGCGTCGACGGCCTCGAAGAGATCAGCCTGCCTGAGGACCTGGCGGGCTGGGACTGCCGCAACAACCGCCTGGCCTGGCTCGGGCTGCAGGCCGACGGCTTCATCGAGGCAGTGGCGGCGGCGCGCGAACGCCATGGCCCGGCACGCATCGCGCTGATCCTCGGCACCTCGACATCGAGCATCGGCGAGACCGAGCTTGCCTACACCCAGCTCGATGCCGACGGCCGCTTCACGGCGGAGCAGCGCAGGCCCCGGGTGCACACGCCGCATTCGCTCACGATGTTCGTGCAGGAAGCGCTGGGCCTCGAAGGGCCGGCCGAGACCCTCTCTACCGCATGCTCGTCCAGCGCCAAGGTCTTCGCCTCGGCGGAACGGCTGATCCGACTGGGCCTGGTGGATGCGGCCGTGGTCGGCGGGGTGGACACGCTCTGCGGCAGCGTGCTGTTCGGCTTCAACTCGCTCGAGCTGGTCTCGCCCGAGCCCTGCCGCCCCTTCGATGCGGAGCGCAACGGCATCAGCCTGGGCGAGGCCGCCGGCTTCGCGCTGCTCGAGCGCGGCCCGGGCCGGCTGGAGCTGCTGGGCTACGGCGAAGCCAGCGACGCGCACCACATGTCTACGCCGCATCCCGAGGGCCTGGGCGCCGAGCGCGCGCTCGACGACGCGCTGGCGCGTGCCGGGCTGGCTGCGGAGGACATCGACTACATCAACATGCACGGCACGGCCAGCGCCAAGAACGACGAGGTCGAGGGCGCCCTGGTGGCTCGCCGCTTCCCCCCGGGCACCCATGCCAGCTCGACCAAGGGCTTCACCGGCCACACGCTGGGCGCGGCGGGCATCGTAGAGGCCGTGATCAGCCTGCTCGCCATCGAGTGCGGGCTGATGCCGGGCACCGTCAACACTGGCGTGCTCGACCCCGGCTGCGGCCCGCAGATCCGGCTGGAGCCCGCGCGCGGCGAGGTGCGCCGTGCGCTTTCCAATTCCTTCGGCTTCGGCGGCAACAACTGCGCGCTGGTGTTCGGCAAGGGGACCGCGGCATGA
- a CDS encoding type II toxin-antitoxin system VapC family toxin, with protein sequence MSAATKAFYVAEPPAPFGKRPPMVVDCSAMSAILFNEPPREGALARLAGRSLHAPNVLDHDIVNVALEKRRSNEPAEVIAQMLRDYAASDIELHPVDPVAQYELAARYELTAYSAAYLWLAAELKAPLATFDARLAKAAQAHLGTL encoded by the coding sequence GTGAGCGCAGCGACCAAGGCCTTCTACGTCGCCGAGCCGCCGGCGCCCTTCGGCAAGCGCCCACCGATGGTGGTCGATTGCAGCGCGATGAGCGCCATCCTCTTCAACGAGCCGCCACGCGAAGGTGCACTGGCGCGGCTGGCCGGCCGCAGCCTGCATGCGCCCAACGTGCTCGACCACGACATCGTGAACGTCGCGCTCGAAAAGCGTCGTTCGAATGAGCCGGCCGAAGTCATTGCGCAGATGCTGCGCGACTACGCCGCCTCCGACATCGAGCTTCACCCGGTCGATCCGGTGGCGCAGTACGAACTGGCAGCGCGCTACGAGCTCACCGCTTACAGCGCCGCCTATCTCTGGCTGGCCGCCGAGCTCAAGGCGCCGCTCGCCACTTTCGATGCCCGGCTCGCCAAGGCGGCCCAGGCGCACCTCGGCACCTTGTAG
- a CDS encoding FitA-like ribbon-helix-helix domain-containing protein — MVNLSIKDVPEDLAERLRQRAARNHRSLQGELMALLEQAFQEPAPPPAPMPRPGAVSVGWNGYPVMRRGGKPIEQIAAEIRSRHPEPARGAPDALEILRAKGLIK, encoded by the coding sequence GTGGTTAATCTGTCGATCAAGGACGTACCAGAAGATCTTGCCGAGCGGCTGCGCCAGCGGGCGGCGCGCAATCATCGGTCCTTGCAGGGTGAGCTGATGGCCCTGCTCGAGCAGGCGTTCCAGGAGCCGGCGCCGCCGCCGGCCCCCATGCCGCGCCCGGGCGCCGTCAGCGTCGGGTGGAACGGCTATCCCGTCATGCGGCGGGGCGGCAAGCCGATCGAGCAGATCGCGGCCGAAATCCGGTCGCGGCACCCCGAGCCTGCTCGCGGCGCGCCAGACGCTCTGGAGATCCTTCGCGCCAAGGGCCTGATCAAATGA
- a CDS encoding AmpG family muropeptide MFS transporter has translation MSAPPADQNSPALPWRDALKVYLEPATLRMLALGFSAGLPLLLVLGTLSFRLREAGIDRTTIGYLSWVGLAYGFKWVWAPLVDRLPVPPLTTLLGRRRGWLLLAQLIVSAGLVGMAFNDPRAGLPPLVWCALLVAFGSATQDIALDAFRIESAATRKQAALAAAYQTGYRLAMIWAGAGVLWIAAWAELAGSTGYQDGAWKTAYLAMAASMAVGVITVLLSPEPARVALPKAKNAAEWLESVVIEPFADFFRRYRWQAALILALIAVYRISDVVMGIMANPFYVDMGFTKDEVATVSKIYGVVMTLAGAFVGGVLSMRLGVMRVLMLGAVLSAASNLLFAALASRGHDLTALVLVVSADNLAGGIASAAFIAYLSSLTNVSYSATQYALFSSLMLLLPKFIAGYSGAFVDAYGYHAFFTGTAALGVPVLLLVGLAARNAPARKPHVATEVAP, from the coding sequence ATGTCCGCACCCCCGGCCGACCAGAATTCCCCCGCCCTGCCCTGGCGCGATGCGCTCAAGGTGTACCTCGAACCCGCGACGCTGCGCATGCTCGCGCTGGGCTTCTCCGCGGGCCTGCCTCTGCTGCTGGTGCTGGGAACGCTCAGCTTCCGGCTGCGCGAGGCCGGCATCGACCGCACGACCATCGGCTACCTGAGCTGGGTCGGCCTGGCCTACGGCTTCAAGTGGGTATGGGCGCCGCTGGTCGACCGGCTGCCGGTGCCGCCGCTGACCACGCTGCTGGGGCGGCGACGCGGCTGGCTGCTGCTGGCGCAGCTGATCGTGTCTGCCGGCCTGGTCGGCATGGCCTTCAACGATCCCCGTGCCGGCCTCCCGCCGCTGGTGTGGTGCGCGCTGCTGGTGGCCTTCGGCTCGGCGACACAAGACATTGCGCTGGACGCCTTCCGCATCGAATCGGCGGCCACGCGCAAGCAGGCTGCGCTGGCAGCGGCCTACCAGACGGGCTACCGTCTCGCGATGATCTGGGCCGGCGCGGGCGTGCTCTGGATCGCGGCCTGGGCCGAGCTCGCCGGCAGTACCGGCTACCAGGACGGCGCCTGGAAGACGGCCTACCTCGCGATGGCGGCATCGATGGCGGTGGGCGTGATCACGGTGCTGCTGTCGCCGGAGCCGGCACGCGTGGCGCTGCCGAAGGCGAAGAACGCGGCGGAGTGGCTGGAGAGCGTGGTCATCGAGCCCTTTGCCGACTTCTTCCGCCGCTATCGCTGGCAGGCGGCATTGATCCTCGCGCTGATCGCGGTGTACCGCATCAGCGACGTGGTGATGGGCATCATGGCCAACCCGTTCTACGTCGACATGGGCTTCACCAAGGACGAAGTGGCGACCGTCAGCAAAATCTACGGCGTGGTGATGACGCTGGCCGGTGCCTTCGTGGGCGGCGTGCTCTCGATGCGGCTGGGCGTGATGCGGGTGTTGATGCTGGGCGCGGTGCTCAGTGCCGCCAGCAATCTGCTGTTCGCCGCGCTCGCCAGCCGAGGACACGACCTGACGGCACTGGTGCTCGTGGTGTCGGCCGACAATCTGGCAGGGGGCATCGCCTCGGCTGCCTTCATCGCCTACCTGTCGAGCCTGACCAACGTCAGCTACTCTGCCACGCAGTACGCGCTGTTCAGTTCGCTGATGCTGCTGCTCCCCAAGTTCATCGCTGGCTATTCCGGGGCGTTTGTCGATGCCTACGGCTATCACGCCTTCTTCACGGGCACGGCGGCGCTCGGCGTGCCTGTGCTACTCCTGGTCGGGTTGGCAGCACGAAATGCCCCGGCACGGAAGCCGCATGTGGCGACCGAAGTGGCGCCATAA
- a CDS encoding M48 family metallopeptidase — translation MCLHCPSRSGPWRGRRAFLLAAAAAAAPAVAQVEVGKASVARNLVPAENVEQAGVQQYGELLAQAKAKGALAEAGNAQLQRLRAIAARIIPFAAQWNERAARWKWEVNLIGSKQINAFCMPGGKIAFFTGILDQLKLTDDEVAMVMGHEMAHALREHARARLAKSAGTGAALSIGAQLLGLGQAGDLAARAGTQLLTLKFSRSDETDADLVGLELAARAGYNPQAAVSLWKKMGQASKSQGGLSFLSTHPSGTDRIAKLEANVPKVEALYRAAK, via the coding sequence ATGTGTCTGCACTGCCCCTCCCGCTCCGGCCCTTGGCGCGGCCGTCGCGCGTTCCTGCTGGCCGCTGCCGCGGCGGCCGCCCCGGCCGTGGCGCAGGTGGAGGTGGGCAAGGCCTCCGTTGCCCGCAACCTGGTGCCGGCTGAAAACGTGGAGCAGGCCGGCGTCCAGCAGTACGGCGAACTGCTGGCGCAGGCCAAGGCCAAGGGCGCGCTGGCCGAGGCCGGCAATGCGCAGTTGCAGCGCCTGCGCGCCATTGCGGCGCGCATCATCCCCTTCGCAGCCCAATGGAACGAACGGGCTGCACGCTGGAAGTGGGAGGTCAATCTCATCGGCAGCAAGCAGATCAACGCCTTCTGCATGCCGGGCGGCAAGATCGCCTTCTTTACCGGCATCCTCGACCAGCTCAAGCTCACCGACGACGAGGTCGCGATGGTCATGGGCCACGAGATGGCGCACGCCCTGCGCGAGCATGCACGCGCGCGCCTGGCCAAGAGCGCGGGCACGGGCGCCGCGCTGTCGATCGGAGCGCAGCTGCTGGGCCTGGGCCAGGCAGGCGATCTCGCGGCGCGGGCCGGCACGCAACTGCTCACGCTCAAGTTCAGCCGCAGCGACGAGACCGATGCAGACCTGGTCGGGCTCGAGCTCGCCGCGCGCGCCGGGTACAACCCGCAAGCGGCCGTATCGCTGTGGAAGAAGATGGGACAGGCCTCCAAGAGCCAGGGCGGATTGAGCTTTTTGTCGACCCACCCGAGCGGGACCGACCGCATCGCCAAGCTCGAGGCCAACGTGCCCAAGGTCGAAGCGCTTTATCGCGCGGCCAAATGA
- a CDS encoding SDR family oxidoreductase: MSGIQGKVVAITGASGRIGQAVARVLAQRGAKVMLGARGIGRLNALAREIVQAGGSAHYQVLDVTQRASMQCFIDEAYEVFGRVDVMVHAAASAPAACTEGRSVRAVSAPDAIERAIAFAIEQPPEPSAGGGSFAGLASLALSPQ; encoded by the coding sequence ATGTCGGGAATTCAGGGCAAGGTCGTCGCCATCACCGGTGCCAGCGGCCGCATCGGCCAAGCCGTGGCCAGAGTGCTGGCGCAGCGCGGCGCCAAGGTGATGCTGGGCGCGCGTGGCATCGGCCGCTTGAACGCGCTCGCCAGGGAGATCGTCCAGGCGGGCGGCTCGGCGCACTACCAGGTGCTCGACGTCACGCAGCGCGCGAGCATGCAGTGCTTCATCGACGAGGCGTACGAGGTCTTCGGCCGCGTCGACGTGATGGTCCATGCGGCTGCGTCGGCCCCTGCCGCCTGCACCGAGGGGCGCTCGGTGCGCGCCGTCTCTGCGCCCGACGCCATCGAGCGCGCCATCGCATTCGCGATCGAGCAGCCGCCCGAACCGAGCGCGGGTGGAGGCAGCTTCGCCGGTCTTGCTTCTCTCGCCCTCAGTCCGCAGTGA